The Methanoregula boonei 6A8 genome has a window encoding:
- the fen gene encoding flap endonuclease-1 produces MGVALRDILADYKTPVTWEGLSGVAAVDANNTLYQFLTIIRQPDGTPLMDAKGRVTSHLSGILFRMVNFLEKGIKPVFVFDGKPPELKQETNAERKKLRDEAGEKYKEAVERGDEEEAYRQARSATRVDETIIATSKELLDLLGIPYVQAPSEGEAQAAFMVQRGDARFAVSQDYDTLLFGAPLLMRNLTVSGKRKIRGRAVTVNPERLVLSEVLSGLSLTREQLVEVGILVGTDFNPGAAGVGAKTALKIVKSGGFAQKLAEKCPGFDPAPVADFFLKPPVTTEYELAWGHPCVEGIKKMLCDGYDFAPERVDAALERYSAKAGQKTLESFF; encoded by the coding sequence ATGGGTGTAGCACTACGGGATATCCTTGCCGATTACAAGACCCCGGTCACCTGGGAGGGACTCTCCGGGGTGGCGGCGGTTGATGCAAACAACACGCTTTACCAATTCTTAACCATCATCCGACAGCCGGACGGAACGCCGCTGATGGACGCCAAAGGCCGGGTCACCTCCCATCTCTCGGGGATACTTTTTCGGATGGTCAACTTCCTTGAAAAAGGGATAAAGCCGGTCTTTGTCTTTGACGGGAAACCGCCCGAGCTCAAGCAGGAAACGAACGCGGAGAGAAAGAAACTCCGTGACGAGGCGGGGGAGAAGTACAAAGAGGCAGTTGAGCGGGGCGATGAGGAGGAGGCATACAGGCAGGCCCGGTCAGCGACCCGGGTGGATGAAACCATTATTGCAACCTCAAAGGAGCTCCTCGATCTCCTGGGAATTCCGTACGTGCAGGCTCCTTCAGAAGGCGAGGCGCAGGCGGCATTCATGGTGCAGCGGGGCGATGCACGCTTTGCAGTCTCGCAGGACTACGATACCCTGCTCTTTGGCGCACCGCTCCTGATGCGCAACCTTACCGTGAGCGGGAAGCGCAAGATCCGGGGCCGAGCCGTAACTGTCAATCCCGAACGCCTCGTGCTTTCCGAAGTGCTCTCCGGCCTCTCCCTGACCCGGGAGCAGCTTGTGGAAGTCGGCATCCTGGTCGGAACCGATTTTAACCCGGGTGCGGCCGGTGTGGGGGCAAAGACCGCACTCAAGATTGTAAAGAGCGGGGGGTTTGCCCAAAAACTCGCCGAGAAGTGCCCGGGCTTTGACCCGGCGCCAGTGGCCGACTTTTTCCTGAAGCCGCCGGTGACAACGGAGTACGAGCTTGCGTGGGGCCACCCGTGCGTGGAGGGGATCAAAAAGATGCTTTGCGACGGGTACGACTTTGCCCCGGAACGGGTTGATGCGGCACTCGAACGCTACTCGGCAAAGGCAGGTCAAAAGACGCTGGAAAGCTTTTTCTAA
- a CDS encoding CBS domain-containing protein, translating into MELSLIQKDILITLITLYHQKSHSIKGEEIADMILRNPGTVRNQMQSLKAIGLVDGVPGPKGGYIPTQLAYKELNLNISEGDYDVPISRDGEIIKGAHVQEIDFTTLCHPDICHAVIKLVGSAKIFEIGDRITIGPTPVNKLLLRGEVFGKDEVKQALLIATSEMISLPKQPIKSYMSTPLKALTVSQTIRDAVSLFHKHHIHGAPVLDGENLAGIVTMSDVVKVIDQGLPLDTPLPSVMTRDVVQAPSDIKLFDVIRRFKEREIGRLVVTEDGKPVGILTQSDILRVFPSL; encoded by the coding sequence ATGGAGCTGTCCCTGATCCAGAAGGATATCCTTATCACCCTCATCACCCTCTACCACCAGAAATCCCATTCTATCAAGGGTGAGGAGATCGCAGACATGATCCTGCGGAATCCGGGTACGGTCAGGAACCAGATGCAGTCGTTGAAGGCGATCGGTCTTGTTGACGGTGTTCCCGGCCCTAAAGGGGGGTATATCCCCACCCAGCTGGCCTACAAGGAGCTCAACCTGAACATCTCCGAAGGGGATTACGATGTCCCGATCAGCCGCGACGGTGAGATTATCAAGGGGGCCCATGTCCAGGAGATTGATTTTACCACTCTCTGTCATCCGGATATCTGTCATGCCGTGATCAAACTGGTTGGCAGTGCCAAGATCTTCGAGATAGGTGACAGGATCACGATCGGCCCGACACCGGTGAACAAGCTCCTTCTCCGTGGGGAGGTTTTCGGGAAAGACGAGGTAAAGCAGGCGCTTCTTATTGCCACATCGGAGATGATCTCGCTTCCCAAGCAGCCGATAAAATCCTACATGAGCACCCCTTTAAAGGCGCTTACCGTTTCCCAGACTATACGGGATGCAGTCTCCCTTTTTCACAAGCACCACATCCATGGTGCGCCGGTGCTTGATGGCGAGAACCTTGCCGGCATAGTCACTATGAGTGATGTGGTAAAGGTCATTGACCAGGGCCTGCCGCTTGATACGCCCCTCCCGTCCGTGATGACCCGGGATGTTGTTCAGGCGCCTTCCGATATCAAGCTCTTCGATGTAATCCGGCGCTTCAAGGAACGTGAGATCGGGCGCCTGGTAGTGACGGAAGACGGGAAGCCGGTGGGTATCCTGACCCAGTCTGATATTCTCCGGGTTTTCCCGTCTCTCTGA
- a CDS encoding PRC-barrel domain-containing protein — translation MTRTFARSLSRKKIMSNDGKLIGTLKNLRVDFDSGQVLDLIIHPDQSFVTEGYNLEEGNLLVVPFEAVKDIKDYIVVDRYLARR, via the coding sequence ATGACTCGAACATTCGCCCGCAGCCTCTCCCGAAAAAAGATCATGAGTAATGATGGCAAGCTGATCGGGACGCTCAAGAACCTGAGAGTTGATTTTGATTCCGGACAGGTCCTTGACCTGATCATCCACCCGGACCAGTCCTTTGTCACCGAAGGGTACAATCTGGAGGAAGGAAACCTTCTGGTCGTACCCTTTGAAGCGGTAAAAGATATCAAGGACTACATCGTCGTTGATCGCTACCTTGCCCGCAGGTAA
- a CDS encoding NOG1 family protein, which produces MPTVPTADEILDRSFRRAAKKRKEKLNKDRANEEFVRAVGAAIHDRLVYIIRGFPEFEEIPPFYREMAEILYGVDKIKQSLGAVGWAAKHTKMVGHEIAVQTRKATDTMVYRKRAVARLASMVHQINKDLLFLNEVRNTLRKLPHIEDAFTVVIAGYPNVGKSSFIRLVSSATPEIASYPFTTKGVIVGLREEGRIRIQFVDTPGILDRPAEERNPIERQALSAMMNVASVILFILDPSEHCGYPMEMQLRLLDEVKGMVRVPVIVVANKSDIKVAAGYRSMSTETKNGVDEVLAELLSHRKAWEESHKADESPANEKTDDSPAV; this is translated from the coding sequence ATGCCAACAGTGCCCACTGCAGATGAGATCCTTGATCGGAGCTTTCGCCGTGCAGCAAAGAAACGTAAAGAGAAGCTCAATAAGGACCGGGCAAACGAGGAGTTTGTAAGGGCGGTCGGTGCAGCAATCCATGACCGGCTGGTCTATATCATCCGGGGGTTCCCTGAGTTTGAAGAGATACCTCCTTTTTACCGGGAGATGGCCGAGATCCTCTACGGGGTAGATAAGATCAAGCAGTCCCTTGGGGCGGTCGGATGGGCGGCCAAACACACCAAAATGGTAGGCCACGAGATTGCGGTGCAGACCAGAAAGGCCACTGATACCATGGTATACCGGAAGCGTGCGGTGGCCCGCCTCGCCTCCATGGTCCACCAGATCAACAAGGACCTGCTGTTCTTAAACGAAGTCAGAAACACTCTTCGGAAACTGCCCCATATCGAGGACGCGTTCACGGTTGTGATCGCAGGCTACCCCAACGTGGGTAAGTCCTCGTTTATCCGGCTCGTCTCATCGGCAACGCCCGAGATCGCGTCCTACCCGTTCACGACAAAAGGCGTGATTGTCGGGCTTCGCGAGGAGGGCCGGATCCGCATCCAGTTCGTGGACACGCCCGGCATCCTTGACCGTCCCGCAGAGGAAAGAAACCCCATCGAGAGGCAGGCGCTCTCAGCGATGATGAACGTCGCAAGCGTGATCCTCTTTATCCTCGACCCGTCGGAGCACTGCGGGTACCCGATGGAGATGCAGCTGCGCCTTTTGGATGAGGTAAAGGGCATGGTTAGGGTCCCGGTGATTGTCGTCGCGAACAAATCCGATATTAAGGTCGCCGCGGGTTACCGCTCCATGTCCACGGAAACAAAAAACGGGGTTGATGAGGTGCTCGCCGAGCTCCTCTCACACCGCAAGGCCTGGGAAGAATCACACAAAGCCGATGAGAGCCCAGCCAATGAGAAAACCGACGATAGTCCCGCCGTTTAA
- a CDS encoding hybrid sensor histidine kinase/response regulator, which yields MDAGVEKPRISVLYVDDEPGLLEIGKLFLEDNGDVCVDTETSARTALVTLEKTAYDAIISDYQMPEMDGLAFLVEVRKQFPEIPFILFTGRGREEVVIEAINNGADFYLQKGGEPMSQFTELAHKIRQAVRRRKAERALEESRDYLNLIFSSVKAGILVIDAVSHGIVDINPAAAEMIGLPREQIVGKNCHKYVCPAETGKCPITDLGHSVDNSEKILITAEGKHIPIIKYVTTVMLSGKPCLLETFIDNTQRKQAEQDLRKAYDELRMHQEEIQAAYAELAGNEQILMHDYSTLIESERSLKESAEQFKTLFDSANDAIFVVSDGVFVRCNARTRVIFGCSDISEVLGHSPAEFSPEFQPDGTRSMERVRENDRAALEGIPLFFEWVHTRRDGTPFYTEVSLNAVEIGGEMCVQSIVRDISDRKRAEQAAALASRKLFMMNEFTRHEITNTITGLLGLVDMAYGMPAGEGRDQLNREIKGLVVDIQKQVAFTKEYQEVGVKEPRWQQVREMIPTSSRPGIHVSPSLDEVEIFADPLVAKIFTYLAENVVRHGERATRITIGAEQHGSGLKVIVEDNGVGVPEAMKAAIFEKKIGERKGMGLFLVREILGITGITIEETGTFGKGARFEIRVPEGGFRYGKNGKAVAVEEKIPEGVPERS from the coding sequence ATGGACGCAGGTGTCGAAAAACCCCGTATTTCGGTCCTGTACGTGGACGATGAACCCGGACTGCTCGAAATAGGGAAGCTGTTCCTGGAGGACAACGGGGATGTCTGCGTTGATACCGAAACCTCGGCCCGGACTGCACTTGTAACCCTTGAAAAGACCGCGTACGATGCCATCATCTCGGATTACCAGATGCCGGAGATGGATGGTCTTGCGTTCCTTGTGGAAGTAAGAAAACAGTTTCCTGAGATTCCATTCATCCTTTTTACCGGCCGGGGACGGGAAGAAGTGGTGATCGAGGCGATCAACAACGGGGCCGATTTCTACCTCCAGAAAGGAGGAGAACCCATGTCCCAGTTCACTGAGCTTGCCCATAAGATCAGGCAGGCTGTGCGCCGGAGAAAGGCAGAACGAGCCCTCGAGGAGAGCCGGGATTATCTCAACCTGATATTTTCCTCGGTTAAGGCGGGGATTCTCGTGATCGATGCTGTAAGCCACGGGATTGTGGATATCAATCCCGCGGCAGCCGAAATGATCGGGCTCCCGCGGGAACAGATCGTCGGGAAAAACTGCCATAAGTATGTCTGCCCTGCCGAAACAGGAAAATGCCCGATCACCGATCTCGGCCATTCCGTGGACAATTCCGAGAAGATCCTTATCACGGCAGAGGGAAAACACATACCGATCATCAAGTACGTTACCACGGTCATGCTCTCCGGAAAACCCTGCCTGCTTGAGACCTTTATCGATAATACGCAAAGAAAGCAGGCAGAGCAGGATCTCCGGAAGGCTTACGACGAACTCAGGATGCACCAGGAAGAGATCCAGGCTGCGTACGCCGAACTTGCCGGAAACGAACAGATCCTTATGCATGATTATTCCACCCTTATCGAGAGCGAGCGGAGCCTCAAGGAGAGCGCGGAGCAGTTTAAGACCCTGTTTGATTCAGCAAACGATGCCATTTTCGTGGTTTCGGACGGCGTGTTTGTCCGCTGCAATGCCCGGACACGGGTCATTTTCGGCTGCTCCGATATCTCTGAGGTCCTTGGACACTCCCCGGCGGAATTTTCTCCCGAGTTCCAGCCCGATGGTACGAGGTCCATGGAACGGGTCAGGGAAAACGATCGGGCCGCGCTGGAAGGGATCCCGCTTTTTTTTGAATGGGTACATACCCGGCGCGACGGGACACCCTTTTATACAGAGGTGTCGCTCAATGCCGTGGAAATTGGGGGGGAGATGTGCGTCCAGTCAATCGTGCGGGATATCTCGGACCGGAAACGAGCCGAGCAGGCTGCTGCACTTGCAAGCAGGAAGCTGTTTATGATGAACGAGTTTACCCGGCACGAGATCACCAACACCATCACCGGCCTTTTGGGGCTGGTGGATATGGCGTACGGTATGCCGGCGGGCGAGGGTCGCGACCAGTTGAACCGGGAGATCAAGGGACTCGTTGTCGATATACAGAAACAGGTGGCGTTCACCAAGGAGTACCAGGAGGTCGGGGTCAAGGAGCCGCGGTGGCAACAGGTGCGGGAGATGATCCCGACCTCTTCCCGGCCGGGGATCCACGTCTCCCCCTCACTCGATGAGGTCGAGATCTTTGCCGATCCCCTGGTGGCCAAGATCTTTACCTATCTTGCCGAGAACGTGGTACGCCACGGTGAGCGGGCAACACGGATCACCATCGGGGCAGAGCAACACGGTTCCGGCCTGAAGGTTATTGTTGAGGATAACGGAGTCGGGGTGCCCGAAGCCATGAAGGCCGCAATTTTCGAGAAGAAGATTGGCGAGCGCAAAGGAATGGGCCTCTTTTTAGTCCGGGAGATCCTCGGGATCACCGGGATTACGATTGAGGAGACCGGAACGTTTGGCAAGGGGGCACGCTTTGAGATCCGGGTGCCGGAGGGAGGATTCCGGTATGGGAAGAACGGGAAGGCCGTAGCGGTGGAAGAGAAAATACCGGAGGGGGTGCCGGAGAGATCGTGA
- a CDS encoding phosphoglycolate phosphatase, translating to MLSAILTDVDGTITDSARRIDVGAIESLRSLIDDGIEVVLASGNTACFMDALCKMIGTKGSFIAENGGVYRIGYTGSLHINGDQHVCRTALEAVQAYYRKKGIELDLYNPTYRYADLAFARTVPAEEVKQVLAGHAVQVIDTGFAIHLQSEGVSKGTALLALARDMGISPKDFFAIGDGINDVQMLEWAGRGVTIANAHPATKAAASDVMEEANGTGFVQAVKKYRSYLRAR from the coding sequence GTGTTAAGTGCGATCCTCACCGATGTTGACGGGACCATAACAGATTCTGCCCGCAGGATAGATGTCGGGGCGATTGAATCCCTCCGGTCACTTATAGACGACGGTATTGAGGTTGTCCTCGCGAGCGGGAATACCGCCTGCTTTATGGATGCACTCTGCAAAATGATCGGGACCAAAGGATCCTTTATCGCGGAGAACGGAGGGGTGTACCGGATCGGGTACACCGGATCTCTCCACATCAACGGTGACCAGCACGTCTGCCGTACTGCTCTTGAAGCAGTACAGGCGTATTACCGAAAGAAAGGGATCGAACTGGATCTCTACAATCCCACGTACCGGTATGCTGACCTGGCTTTTGCCCGTACGGTCCCGGCAGAAGAAGTAAAACAGGTACTTGCCGGCCACGCGGTACAGGTAATCGATACCGGATTTGCCATCCATCTCCAATCCGAAGGCGTCAGCAAGGGAACCGCCCTTCTTGCCCTTGCACGCGATATGGGGATTTCCCCCAAAGACTTTTTTGCCATCGGCGACGGTATCAACGATGTCCAGATGCTTGAATGGGCCGGCCGGGGTGTGACGATTGCCAATGCCCATCCGGCAACAAAAGCGGCAGCATCTGACGTTATGGAAGAAGCAAACGGGACTGGCTTTGTACAAGCCGTAAAAAAGTATAGGTCTTACCTGCGGGCAAGGTAG
- a CDS encoding hybrid sensor histidine kinase/response regulator produces MIHVLSIDDEPALLDLTRLFLENTGEFAVTSAVSAEEALEILKTRRYDAIVSDYQMPGMNGITLLQHIRGAGDTTPVIIFTGRGREEVVIEAINSGADSYLQKGGNPKAQFVELAEKLRQIVRRSRAEGALRKAEARYRALFQNASDIIRILDHQGRIAYDSPSAAKILGYAPGSLEGRNPLDFVHPEDRDRIQSDLALVYKKKNPGTPSEFRIQKADGRYIWVESIASNLIGEEDVDGVVVTTRPITERKEAEMRQKKNHEELFAAFEQLTATEEELRQNYNELAASEQRRMETDRMVRASETFLKNIITDVSEGIVALDSSLRITLWNPFMETLTGIPSLRVMGKRLDEIFPQSKNTGILAMIEQARTGETVETADLPVLLNAKKETPIWVRGIASPLKDHEGSITGVIGVVQDITARKRAELALQEATRELHESEEKYRTVFEAKNDPLLLADAETRRIIDLNQAAEDLYGYSRSEMLGMTLLELSAEPEKTKEVLDQRVPRVALRYHRKKDGLVFPADIALAWFSFKERSVLILSIRDLTGVQQIGDALRIANVKLNLLIGVTRHDVLNSLTLLLAYNGFLRDREVDDPTRDLLEKQEKALLAIRSQIEFTRTYDDLGIKAPVWQHVGNTAVRAYAQFIHTISFTCETGDLEIYADPMLEKVFYNLFDNAFRYGEGVTRIRLYGEVDGTDLLLFFEDNGIGIADSQKSRIFSRGIGKNTGLGLFLTREILAITRIGIAETGEYRKGARFALRVPRGAYRLMK; encoded by the coding sequence GTGATACATGTTCTTTCTATCGACGACGAACCCGCCCTGCTCGATCTTACCCGGCTCTTTCTTGAAAACACCGGGGAATTTGCCGTAACGTCAGCCGTCTCCGCAGAGGAGGCACTTGAGATCCTTAAGACCCGGAGGTACGACGCGATCGTCTCGGATTACCAGATGCCCGGCATGAACGGGATCACCCTTTTGCAGCACATCAGAGGTGCAGGAGATACCACCCCGGTAATCATTTTCACCGGGAGGGGACGTGAAGAGGTGGTCATAGAAGCGATCAACAGCGGTGCCGACTCTTATCTCCAGAAAGGGGGAAACCCAAAGGCCCAGTTTGTCGAACTCGCAGAGAAGCTCCGCCAGATTGTCCGGCGATCGCGGGCCGAAGGAGCCCTCCGCAAGGCAGAGGCACGGTACCGGGCGCTCTTCCAGAATGCCTCGGACATTATCCGGATCCTGGATCACCAGGGCAGGATCGCGTACGATTCTCCCTCAGCCGCAAAGATCCTCGGGTATGCACCCGGTTCCCTGGAGGGGCGGAATCCTCTTGATTTTGTCCATCCCGAAGATCGCGACCGGATCCAATCCGATCTGGCCCTGGTCTATAAAAAGAAAAACCCGGGAACGCCCTCCGAGTTCCGGATACAAAAAGCAGACGGCAGGTATATCTGGGTCGAATCCATCGCCTCCAACCTGATAGGAGAGGAAGACGTCGATGGCGTGGTGGTTACCACCCGCCCGATCACAGAGCGTAAGGAGGCAGAGATGCGGCAGAAGAAAAATCATGAGGAGCTCTTTGCCGCATTCGAGCAGCTGACGGCAACCGAGGAGGAACTCCGCCAGAACTACAACGAGCTTGCCGCAAGCGAACAGCGGAGGATGGAAACAGATCGCATGGTACGCGCCTCCGAAACCTTTCTCAAAAACATCATCACTGACGTCAGTGAAGGCATTGTAGCCCTGGACTCTTCCCTGCGCATTACGCTCTGGAACCCGTTTATGGAAACCCTCACCGGGATCCCTTCTTTGCGGGTGATGGGAAAACGGCTGGACGAGATCTTCCCCCAGTCCAAGAATACCGGCATCCTTGCCATGATCGAACAGGCACGTACCGGGGAAACAGTGGAGACTGCCGATCTCCCGGTCCTGCTGAATGCGAAAAAGGAGACCCCGATCTGGGTGCGGGGAATTGCCTCCCCCTTAAAAGACCACGAAGGTTCGATCACTGGCGTAATCGGGGTTGTCCAGGATATTACTGCACGCAAGAGAGCGGAGCTGGCATTGCAGGAAGCCACCCGTGAGCTCCACGAAAGCGAGGAGAAGTACCGGACGGTCTTTGAGGCAAAAAACGACCCCCTCCTCCTCGCCGATGCGGAAACAAGGCGTATCATCGATCTCAACCAGGCGGCAGAAGATTTATACGGGTATTCCCGCAGTGAGATGCTCGGGATGACGCTGCTGGAGCTCTCTGCTGAACCGGAGAAGACAAAGGAGGTCCTCGACCAACGGGTTCCCCGGGTTGCCCTGCGCTACCACAGAAAAAAAGACGGCCTGGTCTTTCCCGCCGATATTGCGCTTGCCTGGTTCTCTTTTAAAGAAAGATCCGTGCTTATCCTCTCCATCCGGGATCTGACCGGCGTCCAGCAGATCGGCGATGCCCTCCGGATCGCAAACGTCAAGCTCAACCTGCTTATCGGGGTAACCCGCCACGACGTGCTAAATTCACTTACCCTGCTTTTGGCCTATAACGGGTTCCTCAGGGACCGCGAGGTCGATGATCCGACCCGGGACCTTCTTGAGAAACAGGAAAAGGCCCTGCTTGCGATCCGCAGCCAGATTGAGTTCACCCGCACCTATGACGATCTCGGTATCAAGGCCCCGGTCTGGCAGCATGTGGGAAATACCGCGGTACGGGCCTATGCGCAGTTTATCCATACCATCTCATTTACCTGCGAGACCGGCGACCTTGAGATCTATGCGGATCCGATGCTCGAGAAGGTCTTCTACAACCTGTTTGACAATGCATTCCGGTATGGTGAAGGTGTCACCAGGATCCGGCTGTACGGGGAAGTAGACGGAACCGACCTGCTCCTCTTTTTCGAGGATAATGGGATTGGCATCGCTGATAGCCAGAAGAGCCGGATCTTCTCCCGGGGCATTGGCAAAAATACCGGCCTTGGACTCTTTTTAACCCGGGAGATCCTTGCCATTACCCGTATCGGAATCGCAGAGACCGGGGAGTACCGGAAAGGGGCGCGGTTCGCACTCCGGGTGCCCCGGGGTGCATACCGCCTGATGAAGTGA
- a CDS encoding protease inhibitor I42 family protein, translating to MRKSYVMGALCCTLILAALVIAGCTQNAAPAPATPAATAVPVATTPVASVPAATAISTTSSIVQTMTPTPTTSGNSATTIPVNSSSNGDILTIPASNQVLVTLAENPTTGYQWNATVSKGLSVVSDTYVAPNSSLIGAGGYHEWLLAPDTVGTYTFQAVYMRSWEGPSSAANTFSIVIEATSK from the coding sequence ATGAGGAAATCTTACGTTATGGGGGCGCTGTGCTGCACCCTTATCCTTGCAGCCCTTGTAATTGCAGGATGCACGCAAAATGCCGCACCCGCCCCGGCCACACCGGCTGCCACGGCGGTTCCTGTGGCGACTACACCCGTTGCCAGCGTACCGGCAGCAACGGCCATTTCGACTACCTCCTCCATTGTACAGACCATGACACCAACACCCACCACTTCCGGCAATTCAGCAACCACGATTCCGGTGAACAGCTCATCGAACGGGGATATTCTGACCATCCCGGCCAGCAACCAGGTTCTTGTCACCCTCGCGGAGAACCCGACTACGGGATACCAGTGGAACGCCACGGTTTCAAAAGGCCTCTCCGTGGTCTCGGATACCTATGTTGCGCCGAACTCTTCCCTGATCGGGGCCGGCGGGTACCACGAGTGGCTCCTTGCGCCTGACACGGTGGGCACGTACACGTTCCAGGCGGTCTACATGCGTTCCTGGGAAGGTCCGTCATCCGCTGCCAACACCTTCAGCATCGTGATTGAGGCAACCTCGAAGTGA
- a CDS encoding presenilin family intramembrane aspartyl protease PSH yields MDTTLARLKDAMPLIVMPIFLIIVELGALLLAAPVQSAGLVAFQDPESVANPFIFLAMILGFTIVLLILIKYALKKLIAAIIGLSIFFTFCFVFAALVYAAANITVSGTGAWWEDLVPAVLVYSTTASTIAATALVLILAALATLLLYKYPEWYVIDLLGILLAAGVAAIFGASLDVWPVVLLLVILAVYDAISVYKTKHMITLAEGVMDLKTPILFVIPKKRDYSFIKEGIGKIADGGERSAFIIGMGDLIMPSILVVSAGVFTHGTKYFGILNLPVLGAILGSICGLVVLLHFVMSGRPQAGLPPLNGGTIVGFLIGWALIGFV; encoded by the coding sequence ATGGACACGACACTTGCCCGGCTCAAAGATGCCATGCCCCTCATAGTGATGCCGATATTCCTTATTATAGTCGAACTCGGCGCCCTTCTGCTCGCTGCCCCGGTCCAGTCTGCGGGCCTTGTTGCATTCCAGGATCCCGAGTCTGTGGCAAACCCGTTCATCTTCCTTGCGATGATCCTCGGCTTTACCATCGTCCTTTTGATCCTGATAAAATATGCCTTGAAGAAACTGATCGCGGCCATCATCGGGCTCTCGATCTTTTTTACCTTCTGCTTTGTCTTTGCGGCCCTTGTCTACGCTGCGGCAAACATTACGGTGTCGGGAACCGGTGCCTGGTGGGAAGACCTGGTGCCGGCAGTCCTTGTTTATTCGACAACCGCAAGCACGATTGCGGCAACAGCCCTTGTCCTTATCCTTGCCGCCCTTGCCACCCTGCTGCTGTACAAGTACCCCGAATGGTACGTGATTGACCTGCTGGGAATTCTCCTTGCCGCCGGTGTGGCCGCGATCTTCGGGGCGTCGCTTGATGTATGGCCAGTCGTTCTGCTCCTTGTGATCCTCGCGGTCTACGATGCGATCTCGGTGTACAAGACCAAGCACATGATCACCCTTGCCGAGGGTGTCATGGACTTAAAGACCCCGATCCTCTTTGTGATTCCAAAAAAACGCGACTACTCGTTTATTAAAGAGGGGATCGGGAAGATAGCTGATGGCGGGGAGCGTTCGGCGTTCATTATAGGGATGGGCGACCTCATTATGCCCTCGATCCTCGTTGTCTCCGCAGGGGTCTTTACCCATGGGACAAAATACTTCGGGATCCTCAATCTGCCAGTGCTCGGGGCGATCCTCGGCTCGATCTGCGGCCTTGTGGTCCTGCTTCACTTCGTGATGTCGGGTCGTCCGCAGGCCGGCCTGCCCCCGTTAAACGGCGGGACTATCGTCGGTTTTCTCATTGGCTGGGCTCTCATCGGCTTTGTGTGA
- a CDS encoding cation diffusion facilitator family transporter gives MSEGAGDISTTPGATASKEKTVVLSLLCDIGLWLPEIAAVVLSGSVTLFADVMKDGNEILATVFALAILLKMKKGGEFKYDYGMGKFETFTRSATGVVMLVSIIIIFFAAFHRIFVPEPLQTAGAYLAIPLMVISAIIDTYLWKKNYRISLSDPSPIMEAQWRLRRTKSFADIAVLLSLVLSFALIGYSWSTYIDPVISFVIIGFLLIAGFREISSSLPDLFDKTLEEELQIVILHELSAFFTEYEGFYGVRSRRSGSKIYIDIFLGFDPGLRMGEVQATCDRLRAALEQKISGSVVSIVPTSEPAGPAHR, from the coding sequence ATGAGTGAGGGTGCGGGAGATATCAGTACGACCCCGGGGGCCACCGCTTCAAAAGAGAAGACGGTTGTATTGAGCCTCCTCTGCGACATCGGGCTCTGGCTGCCTGAGATCGCCGCGGTCGTCCTCTCTGGTTCTGTGACTCTCTTTGCCGATGTCATGAAGGATGGCAACGAGATCCTTGCCACGGTCTTTGCGCTTGCCATCCTCCTCAAGATGAAGAAGGGAGGTGAGTTCAAATACGATTACGGGATGGGCAAATTCGAGACGTTCACCCGGAGTGCCACCGGCGTGGTGATGCTGGTCTCCATCATTATCATATTCTTTGCCGCATTCCACCGCATCTTCGTCCCCGAACCCCTCCAGACTGCAGGAGCCTACCTCGCCATACCCTTAATGGTCATCTCTGCCATCATCGATACGTACCTCTGGAAGAAAAACTACCGCATCTCCCTTTCTGATCCCTCGCCCATCATGGAGGCCCAGTGGCGGCTTCGGCGGACCAAGTCATTTGCCGATATCGCAGTCCTGCTCTCGCTGGTGCTCTCGTTTGCCCTGATCGGCTATTCCTGGTCCACCTACATCGATCCGGTGATCTCATTTGTGATCATCGGCTTCCTCCTCATTGCAGGGTTCCGGGAGATCTCCTCCTCACTCCCCGATCTCTTCGATAAAACACTCGAAGAGGAACTCCAGATCGTCATCCTCCACGAACTTTCTGCCTTCTTTACCGAGTACGAAGGGTTCTACGGGGTCCGCTCCCGAAGGTCAGGCAGCAAGATCTATATCGATATCTTTCTTGGATTTGACCCCGGGCTCAGGATGGGCGAGGTGCAGGCCACATGCGACCGGCTCAGGGCCGCCCTTGAGCAGAAGATTTCCGGCAGTGTGGTCTCTATCGTCCCCACCAGTGAGCCGGCAGGACCGGCGCACAGGTAA